The window CTAAAAGCGAAGCGAAGTGGGTTAGAGGTTACTCTACGAATCTTAAAGTCATGAGATTGAATCACACTAGGGGTTTTAAGATTTTAaccttttcaatttttgttttaaaacgaaacttacattttgcttaattattgtgaaatttgaaaattcttaaccggtgaaagtatttcaatccTAACGTATacgtactttaatccacattaatatccaCACCTGTCCCATATCCAGAAAtgttttccgggggggggggggggtctgacgGTTATTTGGGTTTGGCATGAGGtttgaggcatatttttggtactTTTCGATGTAAATTTATCAAGTTTATacctaaaagaaaaacaatgttatGTAGAaagactttgatttttttaatgattaaaatcaGGAATTTTTTTGTGTCCCTTCAAACCGTTTTTGACCTTTGTTTATCAAAAGCTTTATACGCTTACGCATACTCATCTACTTTCTTTTTCCGCTGTATCAGAAATCAAAAGGACGCAGACGAATTTTCTGACAAATAATATCAGTTGAAATCATTGGGAACTCTGTCAAAAAACGTAAGTTGTTTCCAAATAGTTTCATATTTAATGTACTTTTCATTGTAAATAGTCATTAATTTACGGTTAATtcgattatatatatatatatatatatatatatatatatatatatatatatatatatatatatatatatatatatatatatatatatataaaaatcagcCATGTGACAATTTTCACGCACCATTATTTAATCGTCATTACGATTTATAACACATTAAGAACCTACAATAAGAAATCTAACTTTGTAAATTCTTCTTTCGAGATGCTGAGAGCTCGTCGAAAGTCAAAATCCCCCTACGCACACCCGGCTGGGAGGGCCGCCGCTGCAGTTAGAAAGTCAATCCCCCCAACACTGGCCCAGCAACAAGGCGGATGCTAAGCGATATCGGTGAGGACGTCAGTCAGTCGGACCCAGGGCCATCTAATCAAACAATTGCCAATGCACGCCCGGCTGTGAGGGCCGCCGCTGCAGTTAGGACAGTCAGTTCCCCCAACACTTGCCCAGCGACAAGACGGACGCTAAGCAATATCGTTCAATCTGGTAAGGACGTCAGACAGTCGGATCCAGGGTCATCTAATCAATCAGTTGCCAATGCTCCAGTTCTGAACACCATTGCAGCGGAAGTGCAACACCCTGCAGTCGCAGAACAACAAGGTGCATCTGTTTTGGAGGAAATT is drawn from Crassostrea angulata isolate pt1a10 chromosome 5, ASM2561291v2, whole genome shotgun sequence and contains these coding sequences:
- the LOC128184681 gene encoding uncharacterized protein LOC128184681; the protein is MLSDIGEDVSQSDPGPSNQTIANARPAVRAAAAVRTVSSPNTCPATRRTLSNIVQSGKDVRQSDPGSSNQSVANAPVLNTIAAEVQHPAVAEQQGGEYKG